The Silene latifolia isolate original U9 population unplaced genomic scaffold, ASM4854445v1 chrun_scaffold_16, whole genome shotgun sequence genome includes a region encoding these proteins:
- the LOC141637314 gene encoding protein FAR1-RELATED SEQUENCE 5-like encodes MVLFEQNAWEFEKLAVNINQLNEYHKELIIQNSRLNVGASLTYKLCKEQAEGFENVGATLTQFNNFQRNVKCLLNGKDGYMFISHLETLRGTKRLVFSYETDADSALTRIFWTNADSIRCYALFGDAISFDPTYGTNKYNMKFAPFTGIDNYKKSITFGCVLLDHEDDDSFIWAFQQFLKAMDGKEPNYIISNQDAGIINAVPGVFEISYFCETGYLFG; translated from the exons ATGGTGTTATTCGAACAAAATGCATG ggaatttgagaaacttgctgTTAATATAAATCAACTGAACGAATATCATAAGGAATTGATTATCCAAAATTCGAGATTAAATGTTGgggctagtttaacatacaaaTTATGCAAGGAACAAGCAGAGGGTTTCGAAAATGTTGGAGCTACCCTTACGCAGTTCAATAATTTTCAAAGGAATGTAAAGTGTCTACTTAATGGCAAGGATGGATATATGTTCATCTCTCATTTAGAAACCCTCCGAGGAACAAAAAGGTTGGTATTTTCATATGAAACAGATGCTGACAGTGCTTTGACAAGAATTTTTTGGACAAATGCGGATTCCATCAGATGTTACGCATTGTTTGGTGATGCTATTTCATTCGATCCAACCTATGGAACGaacaaatataacatgaaattTGCACCTTTCACTGGGATTGACAATTACAAAAAGTCAATAACATTTGGATGCGTGCTTTTAGATCATGAAGACGATGACTCATTTATTTGGGCATTTCAGCAGTTCCTGAAAGCAATGGATGGCAAAGAACCCAATTACATCATCAGTAACCAAGATGCCGGAATAATAAATGCAGTTCCAGGTGTGTTTGAAATATCTTACTTTTGTGAAACTGGTTATTTATTTGGTTAA